In Castanea sativa cultivar Marrone di Chiusa Pesio chromosome 6, ASM4071231v1, a single window of DNA contains:
- the LOC142638110 gene encoding exocyst complex component EXO70H1-like — protein sequence MMLSETPKKNKNMPSRLMSSLFFSSSKTLSSLSSFPSSHTPSTHIKFSETMMEETIENAESIISKWDLNSSFYKATSLFQHNRKEAQEFLKSVKDLQRAMHFLISENSTSKKLILAQNLMQIAMKRLENEFYQILSKNRDHLDPESVSGRSLGGSSDSDDEDDIQSKDKLEIAGDSVTEVDRVSELAMTDLKSIAECMISLGYGKECVKIYKIIRKSIVEEGLYHLGIEKFRSSQIHKMNREDFEQIIKKWITVTKIAVKMLFFGEIVLCNHVFSKSEKIRESCFSGVTKEAAFRLFRFPELITKSRHSHEEVFQLMELYEAVFELKPEIEFIFDFKSTKAVKLQALSSLVKLGDSIRTILSEFESTIQKDSSRTPVFGGGIHPLTQSAMTFISSLADYSGILSSIILDKPQARTSRLPESYFESPTSGNGSTPAVSVHLAWLILVLLCKLDNKAELYKDVSLSYLFLANNLHFIVEKVRTTNLKYLLGHDWVLKHTKKVKQYASNYESMAWTKVFSSLPEKNTSAITPEMVKECFMRFNVTFEEAYRKQTSWFVQDGKLRDQLKVSIAKKLVPEYQEFYDMYLAMLTGEKNLELLVRFSPDDLGNYLSDLFHGTSTSGSSTSSSSLFQSQGCIPH from the coding sequence ATGATGCTGTCTGAAactccaaagaaaaataaaaacatgccaAGCAGATTAATGTCAagcctcttcttctcttcctcaAAAACCCTTTCTTCTTTGTCATCATTTCCAAGCTCTCACACTCCTTCCACCCATATCAAATTCTCTGAGACCATGATGGAAGAAACCATTGAAAATGCTGAATCAATAATCTCCAAATGGGATTTAAACTCTTCGTTCTACAAAGCCACCTCTCTCTTCCAACATAACAGAAAAGAAGCCCAGGAGTTTCTCAAATCTGTCAAGGACTTGCAGCGAGCAATGCATTTCTTAATCAGTGAAAATTCTACATCCAAGAAGCTCATACTTGCCCAGAACCTAATGCAAATAGCCATGAAAAGGCTTGAAAATGAGTTTTATCAGATACTGTCTAAAAACCGTGACCATCTTGATCCTGAATCAGTATCTGGCCGATCCTTGGGTGGGTCAAGTgattctgatgatgaagatgacaTTCAATCCAAAGACAAGTTGGAAATTGCTGGTGACTCAGTCACTGAGGTGGATAGAGTCTCAGAACTTGCCATGACCGATTTAAAATCAATAGCTGAATGCATGATTAGCTTGGGTTATGGGAAAGAATGTGTGAAGATATACAAAATTATCAGAAAATCCATAGTAGAAGAAGGATTGTATCATCTTGGAATTGAAAAGTTCAGGTCTTCTCAAATTCATAAGATGAATAGAGAAGACTTTGAGCAAATCATTAAGAAGTGGATAACTGTAACAAAGATTGCTGTGAAAATGCTGTTTTTTGGAGAAATAGTTCTATGCAATCATGTGTTTTCAAAGTCTGAGAAGATTAGAGAGTCATGCTTTTCAGGAGTAACCAAAGAAGCAGCCTTCAGACTATTCAGATTCCCTGAACTCATCACAAAGAGCAGGCATTCGCATGAAGAAGTTTTCCAACTAATGGAACTTTATGAAGCAGTCTTTGAGTTGAAGCCAGAGATTGAATTTATATTCGACTTCAAATCAACCAAGGCTGTTAAATTACAAGCTCTTTCATCGCTGGTCAAACTCGGTGACTCCATCCGCACCATTTTATCCGAATTTGAATCAACAATTCAAAAGGACTCATCAAGAACTCCAGTTTTCGGGGGTGGCATTCACCCGCTGACCCAATCAGCAATGACATTCATATCTTCACTGGCAGATTACAGTGGTATTCTCTCCAGTATCATTCTTGATAAACCACAGGCAAGGACTTCACGACTACCAGAATCTTACTTTGAGAGTCCGACCTCTGGCAACGGTTCAACACCAGCAGTGTCAGTCCACCTAGCTTGGCTCATATTAGTTCTTTTGTGCAAGCTTGATAACAAAGCTGAGCTCTACAAAGATGTGTCTCTATCATACCTCTTTCTTGCAAACAATCTCCACTTCATTGTTGAGAAGGTACGTACAACCAACCTTAAGTACCTCCTAGGTCACGACTGGGTGTTGAAGCACACGAAGAAAGTTAAACAATACGCTTCAAACTATGAATCAATGGCTTGGACTAAGGTCTTCTCATCTTTACCGGAGAAAAATACCTCAGCAATAACTCCCGAAATGGTAAAGGAGTGCTTTATGAGGTTCAATGTGACTTTTGAAGAGGCATACAGGAAACAGACATCATGGTTTGTACAAGATGGGAAATTAAGGGATCAATTGAAAGTGTCAATAGCAAAGAAACTGGTTCCAGAGTATCAAGAATTTTATGATATGTATTTGGCGATGCTGACTGGGGAGAAGAATTTGGAGTTATtggtaaggttttcacctgacGATTTGGGGAACTACTTGTCAGATCTGTTCCATGGGACCTCCACCTCAGGTAGTTCTACATCGTCTTCATCATTGTTTCAGTCACAGGGATGTATACCCCACTGA
- the LOC142638101 gene encoding putative pectate lyase 4 produces MCQFQPNSSNDLFFIFLFFSVLTARQSNTIQKLRLRAPKRTMASLPYADVDSSLRALAGRAEGFGRFAIGGLNGPIYCVTTLADDGPGSLCEGCRKKEPLWIVFEVSGTLHLSSYLNVSSYKTIDGRGQRIKLTGKGLRLKECEHIIICNLEFEGGRGHDVDGIQIKPNSKHIWIDRCSLRDYDDGLIDITRQSTDITISRCYFTQHDKTMLIGADPTHVGDRCIRVTIHHCFFDGTRQRHPRVRFGKVHLYNNYTRNWGIYAVCASVESQIYSQCNIYEAGQKKKSFEYYTEKAADREEVKSGSIRSEGDLFLNGAQAYLSTVANEECLFHPSEFYLTWTMEAPSDSLKDILQICTGWQSVPRPVEQMVIG; encoded by the exons ATGTGTCAGTTCCAACCCAATAGCAGTAAcgaccttttttttatttttttattcttctctgTTCTAACGGCTCGTCAAAGTAATACTATTCAAAAGCTCAGACTTCGAGCTCCAAAAAGAACCATGGCGTCCCTACCTTACGCTGACGTGGATTCGAGTCTCAGAGCTCTGGCGGGTCGGGCCGAGGGGTTCGGTCGGTTCGCGATCGGAGGCCTCAACGGTCCCATCTATTGCGTCACCACTCTCGCAG ATGATGGTCCAGGATCCCTTTGTGAAGGTTGCCGTAAAAAAGAGCCACTATGGATAGTTTTTGAAGTTTCTGGTACTCTTCATCTTTCTTCTTACTTGAACGTGTCGTCTTATAAGACAATTGATGGCCGGGGTCAAAGGATAAAGCTCACCGGCAAAGGCTTAAGGCTGAAGGAATGTGAACACATAATCATATGCAACCTTGAGTTTGAAGGTGGTAGGGGACATGATGTTGATGGTAttcaaataaaaccaaattcaaagcACATATGGATAGACCGCTGCAGCCTTCGTGATTATGATGATGGACTTATAGATATCACTAGACAAAGCACAGATATAACTATTTCTAG ATGTTACTTTACACAGCATGACAAGACAATGCTTATTGGGGCAGACCCCACTCATGTTGGTGATAGATGCATTCGGGTAACAATTCATCATTGTTTCTTTGATGGGACTCGGCAAAGGCACCCTCGTGTTAGATTTGGAAAAGTTCATCTATACAACAATTACACCAGAAACTGGGGTATATATGCTGTTTGTGCCAGTGTAGAATCTCAG ATATACTCTCAATGCAACATATATGAAGCAGGACAGAAGAAAAAGTCTTTTGAATATTATACAGAGAAG GCGGCAGATCGGGAAGAGGTAAAATCTGGCTCAATAAGATCTGAAGGAGACTTGTTCCTGAATGGGGCTCAAGCTTACTTATCAACAGTGGCCAACGAAGAATGTTTGTTCCATCCAAGTGAATTCTACTTGACATGGACAATGGAAGCACCCTCAGATTCTCTTAAAGATATTCTCCAAATTTGTACAGGTTGGCAATCCGTTCCTAGGCCAGTGGAGCAGATGGTAATTGGATAG